A single genomic interval of Sulfurovum sp. TSL6 harbors:
- a CDS encoding NAD(P)-binding domain-containing protein, translating to MIHENGKVVDIAIIGAGPGGMAAAIEAKLAGIENIVVIDKAPHHNDMIHKFYKKGKRVDKDWMGIKFEFTGNVTFEECSKEEYIEQMDKKLTDAGVLDRFEYNHEIMRVEKGEDGLFSIIYGTDGVDEALETLKAKNVILSVGRMGKPNKPKYKFPRELKDVLNFNLSKVQNGEHVMIVGGGDTAGEYAYGLVELEGMEDCVVTLNYRKAEITRMNPINTEMCTKYLDNGKIVNKMGVDVESVEPSPAGKIQVNFTDGSTGEYDRAVYALGGTTPKDILVNSGVKTGEWDVPVYDENTFETNVEGLYTIGDVVTDQGSIALAFNHASSAVKNIASNLK from the coding sequence ATGATACACGAAAACGGAAAAGTAGTTGATATAGCGATTATTGGAGCAGGGCCTGGCGGTATGGCAGCTGCTATCGAAGCAAAACTAGCGGGTATTGAGAACATTGTTGTTATTGACAAGGCACCTCATCACAATGATATGATCCACAAGTTTTACAAAAAAGGTAAACGTGTAGATAAAGACTGGATGGGTATCAAATTTGAATTCACTGGTAACGTTACATTTGAAGAGTGTTCTAAAGAAGAGTACATTGAGCAAATGGATAAAAAACTCACTGATGCTGGCGTACTTGACAGATTTGAGTATAATCATGAGATCATGAGAGTTGAAAAAGGTGAAGATGGTCTTTTCTCAATTATTTATGGTACTGACGGTGTAGATGAAGCGTTGGAAACGTTGAAAGCTAAAAACGTTATCCTTTCAGTGGGTCGTATGGGTAAACCAAACAAACCTAAATATAAGTTCCCTAGAGAGCTTAAAGATGTTCTTAACTTCAACCTTTCAAAAGTTCAAAACGGTGAGCACGTCATGATTGTTGGTGGTGGAGACACTGCTGGTGAGTATGCTTATGGTCTAGTAGAACTGGAAGGTATGGAAGATTGTGTGGTTACACTTAACTACAGAAAAGCAGAAATCACACGTATGAACCCAATCAATACTGAAATGTGTACAAAGTATCTTGACAATGGTAAAATTGTTAACAAAATGGGTGTAGATGTTGAGAGCGTTGAGCCTTCACCAGCTGGTAAGATCCAAGTAAACTTTACAGATGGTTCAACAGGTGAGTATGACAGAGCTGTCTACGCACTTGGTGGTACAACACCAAAAGATATCCTTGTAAACTCTGGTGTTAAAACTGGAGAATGGGATGTTCCTGTATACGACGAAAACACATTTGAAACAAATGTTGAAGGTCTTTACACTATCGGTGATGTTGTAACAGACCAAGGTAGTATTGCACTTGCATTTAACCATGCATCATCTGCAGTAAAAAATATTGCTTCTAACCTGAAGTAA
- a CDS encoding NADH-ubiquinone oxidoreductase subunit E family protein, with protein sequence MKRYDLRHLKDDFYDRMVELIDQGLKVGEVGIFLFEVGDYSSIQKSADVVKATGHDLMNSLKFNEVDWTIVVKKVDEATKKERAAKIEAEKAAAESEEAEAEKAE encoded by the coding sequence ATGAAAAGATATGATTTAAGACATTTAAAAGACGATTTCTATGATAGAATGGTTGAGCTTATTGATCAGGGATTAAAAGTGGGAGAAGTAGGAATTTTCCTTTTTGAAGTAGGAGATTATTCTTCTATCCAAAAATCTGCAGATGTAGTGAAAGCTACTGGACATGATCTGATGAATTCACTGAAATTTAACGAAGTAGACTGGACGATTGTCGTGAAAAAAGTAGATGAAGCGACAAAGAAAGAGAGAGCTGCCAAGATCGAGGCAGAAAAAGCTGCAGCTGAATCAGAAGAAGCTGAGGCAGAAAAGGCAGAATAA
- the nuoD gene encoding NADH dehydrogenase (quinone) subunit D — protein sequence MQVANKLTPFFENLNFERDDNTMVINFGPQHPSAHGQLRLVLELDGEQVIKAYPDIGYLHRGIEKMAENMTYNEFLPTTDRLDYIASTSNNYAYALAVEKLIGVEAPRRAQVIRTMLLELNRTISHLFFIATHALDVGAMSVFLYAFREREFAMDLMEDYCGARLTHSAVRIGGVPLDLPEGWLENIAAFCDKVDYEVEHTYEALLTENRIWKMRLEDVGVISAEDALSWGCTGPMLRGSGVKYDIRKEEPYELYSELDFDIPVSERCDSYGRYRLYMEEIRQSTRIIRQLIPMYDETEPQLMAHSPQYISATKEEIMTQNYALMQHFVLVTQGMRPPKGEVYVPTESPKGELGFYIKSEGEPYAYRLKCRAPSFFHTGLLQELLVGTYIADVVTIIGTTNIVFGEVDR from the coding sequence ATGCAAGTAGCTAATAAATTAACACCATTTTTTGAGAACCTCAATTTTGAGCGTGACGACAACACAATGGTTATCAATTTTGGTCCTCAACACCCTTCGGCACACGGTCAGTTAAGACTAGTGCTTGAACTCGACGGTGAGCAAGTAATTAAAGCCTATCCGGATATCGGTTACCTTCACAGAGGTATCGAAAAGATGGCAGAAAACATGACGTATAATGAGTTTTTGCCAACAACAGACAGACTTGACTATATTGCGTCAACTTCAAACAACTATGCGTATGCATTGGCTGTTGAAAAGCTTATCGGTGTAGAAGCGCCAAGACGTGCACAAGTGATCAGAACGATGTTACTTGAGCTGAACCGTACTATTTCACACCTATTCTTTATCGCAACGCATGCCCTGGATGTTGGTGCAATGTCAGTCTTCCTTTATGCATTCCGTGAACGTGAATTTGCAATGGACCTCATGGAAGATTATTGTGGTGCAAGATTGACACACTCTGCAGTACGTATCGGTGGTGTTCCGCTTGACCTTCCTGAAGGTTGGTTAGAGAATATTGCTGCATTCTGTGATAAAGTGGATTATGAAGTAGAGCATACTTATGAAGCACTTCTTACCGAAAACCGTATCTGGAAAATGCGTTTGGAAGATGTGGGGGTTATCTCTGCTGAAGATGCACTTTCCTGGGGGTGTACAGGTCCTATGCTAAGAGGTTCTGGTGTGAAGTATGATATCAGAAAAGAAGAACCTTATGAACTCTATTCAGAGCTTGATTTTGATATTCCTGTAAGTGAAAGATGTGATTCATACGGACGTTATAGACTCTATATGGAAGAGATAAGACAATCTACAAGAATCATCAGACAACTTATCCCTATGTATGATGAGACTGAGCCTCAACTTATGGCACATTCACCACAGTATATCTCAGCAACAAAAGAAGAGATCATGACACAAAACTATGCATTGATGCAACACTTTGTATTGGTAACTCAAGGTATGAGACCACCAAAAGGTGAAGTTTATGTGCCTACCGAATCACCAAAAGGTGAACTTGGTTTTTACATCAAGTCAGAGGGTGAGCCCTATGCTTACAGACTTAAGTGTAGAGCACCAAGTTTCTTCCATACAGGACTTCTTCAAGAGCTTCTTGTGGGTACATACATAGCAGACGTCGTTACGATCATTGGTACTACCAACATCGTATTCGGTGAAGTTGACAGATAA
- a CDS encoding NADH-quinone oxidoreductase subunit C has protein sequence MRKYVPKDNVQGKAYYTDRFWVAPRVPRSEVEDEHFAAVVTALGDLAKETYVEIGQLVVHIDATTNFAVLKTLKEKCGYTQCSEQSAVDYLAKDGEFELFYQLLNVNEAKRVRVVCRLKKGEAIESVEPLFKSANFAEREMFDMFGIKVNNHPFLKRIIMPDDWEGHPLLKTYPLFGDEFASWYEVDKIFGKEYRDIIGPENRDPAKIDRHDTKRFSRVGYEVPFGADISEGEKEQAVEYSETFLVNYNKKGSKQLDERK, from the coding sequence ATGAGAAAATACGTACCAAAAGATAACGTTCAAGGGAAGGCTTACTATACAGACAGATTCTGGGTAGCACCACGTGTACCTAGAAGTGAAGTAGAAGATGAGCATTTCGCAGCAGTAGTGACAGCACTGGGAGACTTGGCAAAAGAAACCTATGTTGAGATCGGACAATTGGTTGTACATATTGATGCAACAACAAACTTTGCTGTACTTAAAACACTGAAAGAAAAATGCGGATATACACAGTGTTCTGAGCAATCTGCTGTAGACTATTTGGCTAAAGACGGAGAATTTGAACTTTTTTACCAACTTCTTAATGTCAATGAAGCCAAAAGAGTAAGGGTTGTATGCCGTCTTAAAAAAGGTGAAGCGATTGAAAGTGTTGAACCTCTTTTCAAGTCTGCAAACTTTGCAGAACGTGAAATGTTTGATATGTTCGGTATCAAAGTAAACAATCATCCATTCCTTAAGCGTATCATTATGCCTGATGACTGGGAAGGACATCCGTTACTTAAAACATATCCTCTCTTTGGAGATGAGTTCGCTTCATGGTATGAAGTAGATAAAATCTTTGGAAAAGAATACAGAGACATCATAGGACCAGAAAACAGAGATCCTGCAAAAATAGACAGACACGATACAAAACGTTTCTCAAGAGTAGGATATGAAGTACCATTCGGTGCAGATATTTCTGAAGGTGAAAAAGAACAAGCAGTTGAATATAGTGAAACATTCTTAGTAAACTATAATAAAAAAGGGTCTAAGCAATTAGACGAAAGAAAATAG
- a CDS encoding NADH-quinone oxidoreductase subunit B family protein produces the protein MAQHQVNYASSAGLPIALTSVDKLVNWGRSNSLWPLTYGLACCAIEMMASGASRYDFDRMGTIFRASPRQADVMILAGTLSKKHSEFARRLYDQMTEPKWVISMGSCANTGGMFNTYATVQGVDRIIPVDIYLPGCAPRPETLQYALMMLQKKIRKESADMKKNTKQDLTNQTGKRARLI, from the coding sequence ATGGCACAGCATCAAGTAAACTATGCCAGTTCTGCTGGCTTACCGATAGCATTGACTTCGGTAGATAAACTCGTAAACTGGGGGCGTTCGAACTCGCTTTGGCCGCTTACTTATGGACTCGCATGTTGTGCGATCGAAATGATGGCATCGGGAGCATCCCGTTATGACTTCGATAGAATGGGAACGATCTTTAGAGCTTCTCCAAGACAGGCAGACGTAATGATCTTGGCAGGAACACTTTCTAAAAAGCACTCTGAGTTTGCCAGAAGACTGTATGACCAGATGACAGAGCCTAAATGGGTGATATCTATGGGGTCATGTGCAAATACCGGCGGTATGTTCAACACCTATGCAACAGTACAAGGTGTGGATCGTATCATCCCTGTTGACATCTATCTTCCAGGGTGTGCACCAAGACCTGAGACACTTCAGTATGCACTGATGATGCTTCAGAAGAAGATTCGTAAAGAGTCTGCAGATATGAAGAAAAACACAAAACAAGACTTGACCAATCAAACGGGTAAAAGAGCGAGGTTAATCTAA
- a CDS encoding NAD(P)H-quinone oxidoreductase subunit 3 yields the protein MTHVITEHPYFGVFVLFALTAVAFPATLWAARFVSRKFARLDTERLKLSIYECGPEVTKQPNTISAQFYLIALLFILFDVEIIFMFPWAIDFKLLGWFGFAEMILFILLLTIGFVYAWKKGALEWHSIK from the coding sequence ATGACTCATGTAATTACAGAACATCCATATTTCGGTGTATTTGTTCTATTTGCGTTGACAGCCGTGGCGTTCCCAGCGACGCTATGGGCTGCACGTTTCGTTAGTAGAAAATTTGCACGGCTTGATACGGAAAGACTTAAGTTAAGTATATACGAATGTGGACCAGAGGTAACGAAGCAACCTAACACCATTTCTGCACAGTTTTATCTGATAGCACTTTTGTTTATCTTGTTTGATGTTGAGATTATCTTTATGTTCCCTTGGGCGATTGACTTTAAATTGCTTGGTTGGTTTGGTTTTGCTGAGATGATACTCTTTATATTATTACTTACGATTGGTTTCGTATACGCATGGAAAAAAGGAGCACTTGAATGGCACAGCATCAAGTAA
- a CDS encoding rhodanese-like domain-containing protein, translating into MNFPKNYINVLYWIAMAGLLFWFAYSKGWILANFESIDAKQAIHLLENDDNVTLLDVRTIPEYKSGHLRGATLIPVQALSQNLGMLKQDKDKKIIVYCRTGSRSVSASRILEENGFTPLNVKGGIIQLIGAGATLEK; encoded by the coding sequence GTGAACTTTCCTAAAAACTATATCAATGTACTATACTGGATCGCCATGGCAGGCTTACTCTTTTGGTTTGCCTACTCCAAAGGATGGATACTTGCCAATTTTGAATCTATCGATGCCAAACAAGCCATACATTTACTGGAAAATGATGATAATGTAACACTGCTAGATGTGAGAACGATACCAGAGTATAAAAGTGGACATCTCAGAGGTGCGACGCTTATTCCCGTACAGGCGCTCAGTCAAAACCTCGGTATGCTCAAACAGGATAAAGACAAAAAGATCATCGTCTATTGCAGAACAGGAAGTAGAAGCGTATCTGCATCCCGCATATTGGAAGAAAATGGCTTTACCCCGCTGAATGTCAAAGGCGGGATCATCCAATTGATCGGTGCTGGAGCTACACTCGAAAAATAA
- a CDS encoding zinc ribbon domain-containing protein — protein sequence MTKTKSTLFTFNNEPFSKFSILLIIILDIFLLITILTGIDSEKNMSPTLNVKYPYQCKNHFDPKYKNSVWNSATRGYTYDRFPFSEYVSFYIPTHSEYYSGKKIQTYHDKRMAPICTELYKKIAVFAQSDEFKNNKELKNNLRNDKRNVVSEINSIEKRYNTALFEKISFTEQDRDKKIRDKYYGLLEKEKNIDRQIKEIKKVSTYKGYQQYVDFVNNNKDTFKKEYDSYAFWQPFVSFLYLLKFTLPLLLLSLLAYRFSTRPERKISVPNKLITLISTHIIIITLLPIFIDVLRLIFHIIPRRFLEKIITFLYEYGFIFLGYYFLMLLGIVSIGLVIFLIQRSVSKREKLRQELREKTLYIDAYNQSRCPNCKNRVDYSKNYCGFCQEELNRVCSACHKRTPKHIQYCIECGA from the coding sequence ATGACCAAAACCAAGTCAACTTTATTTACGTTCAACAATGAACCATTTTCTAAGTTTTCCATACTTTTGATCATCATTTTAGATATCTTTTTATTGATTACGATCTTAACGGGGATTGACTCTGAAAAAAATATGTCTCCCACGTTAAATGTAAAATATCCCTATCAATGTAAAAATCATTTTGACCCAAAATATAAAAATAGCGTCTGGAATAGTGCAACGAGAGGATATACCTATGATAGGTTTCCTTTTTCGGAGTATGTCTCTTTTTATATCCCTACTCATTCAGAATATTACAGTGGCAAAAAGATCCAAACCTACCATGACAAAAGAATGGCTCCAATATGTACAGAACTTTATAAGAAAATAGCTGTTTTTGCTCAATCTGATGAATTTAAAAACAACAAAGAACTCAAAAATAACCTAAGAAATGACAAACGAAATGTTGTCTCTGAAATCAATAGCATCGAAAAAAGATATAATACTGCTTTGTTTGAAAAAATCTCTTTTACTGAACAAGATAGAGATAAGAAGATTAGAGATAAATACTATGGTTTGCTGGAAAAAGAGAAAAATATCGATAGGCAGATCAAAGAGATCAAGAAAGTATCTACGTATAAAGGCTACCAACAATATGTTGATTTTGTGAATAACAATAAGGATACATTCAAAAAAGAGTACGATTCTTATGCATTTTGGCAACCCTTTGTCTCTTTCCTCTATTTATTAAAATTTACACTGCCTTTATTACTTTTATCTTTACTGGCCTATAGATTCTCTACAAGGCCTGAAAGAAAAATATCCGTGCCAAATAAGCTGATCACATTGATCAGTACTCATATCATTATCATTACTTTGCTTCCTATATTTATTGACGTGTTGCGCTTGATCTTTCATATTATCCCGCGCAGATTTTTAGAGAAGATCATTACTTTTTTATATGAATATGGGTTTATATTCTTGGGATACTATTTCTTGATGTTGCTTGGTATTGTAAGTATCGGTTTGGTTATTTTCTTGATACAAAGAAGTGTTTCCAAGAGAGAAAAATTAAGACAAGAGTTGAGAGAAAAGACCCTTTATATCGATGCCTATAATCAAAGCAGATGTCCAAATTGTAAAAACAGGGTGGATTATAGTAAAAACTATTGTGGTTTTTGTCAAGAGGAACTCAACAGGGTGTGCAGCGCATGTCACAAAAGAACACCTAAACACATTCAGTACTGTATAGAATGTGGGGCATAG